The DNA sequence ATCCTACGCGCACCTATGCGACCGCCTCCTAGAGTATCTCATCGATCGCGCTGCTCAGCTCTTCTTTGGACGTGACGCCCAGCCAGCGGCGCACCTCCTTGCCGTCCTTCTCAAGGACTATCGTCGGCACCACCATGATGTTGTACCTGTTCGCGAGCTCCATGTTCCTGTCGACATCTATCTTTTTGATCTCTATCCTTCCGCCGTACTTCTTCTCCAGCTCCTCCATTATCGGCGTCTGCATCCTGCAGGGGCCACACCACGTGGCAAAGAAATCAATGAGCACAGGTTTATCCAAATCTTCAACCTCCTCAAATGATGTCAAACTTGACTCCTATCTTGAAAATCTTGATGGTTGGGAGCACGAGCATCTTGCGCCCCGTCCTGCTCC is a window from the Methanothrix sp. genome containing:
- the trxA gene encoding thioredoxin; this encodes MTSFEEVEDLDKPVLIDFFATWCGPCRMQTPIMEELEKKYGGRIEIKKIDVDRNMELANRYNIMVVPTIVLEKDGKEVRRWLGVTSKEELSSAIDEIL